A region from the Elusimicrobiota bacterium genome encodes:
- a CDS encoding phosphatase PAP2 family protein, whose translation MLNSLASLDIKLFFFINHGLKNIVFDVLMPIITTREYWTFPILILFALLVIFGKEKGRETFFLCLIAILISDSVTNQILKPFFHRLRPFETLSDVNQLVKAWGYSMPSSHAVNMFTAAIVISYSWRKTWVTALMFTIAAMVAFSRVYTGVHYPADVFTGALFSVIFSFIAIKLFGITVQIQKRRVK comes from the coding sequence ATGCTGAATTCACTTGCCTCCTTAGACATAAAACTATTTTTCTTCATTAATCACGGGCTGAAGAACATTGTTTTTGATGTTTTGATGCCCATTATAACAACCAGAGAATACTGGACCTTCCCTATATTAATTTTATTTGCGTTGCTGGTTATTTTCGGGAAGGAAAAGGGCAGGGAAACTTTTTTTCTTTGCCTGATTGCCATTTTAATAAGCGATTCGGTTACAAATCAAATATTAAAGCCGTTTTTTCACAGATTGCGCCCTTTTGAAACTCTTTCTGATGTAAACCAGCTTGTAAAAGCCTGGGGTTATTCCATGCCTTCATCACATGCGGTTAATATGTTTACAGCGGCTATAGTTATAAGTTATAGCTGGCGCAAAACCTGGGTTACTGCTTTAATGTTTACTATAGCTGCAATGGTTGCATTCTCGCGAGTTTACACAGGTGTACATTACCCGGCAGACGTTTTTACCGGAGCTTTATTTTCTGTAATTTTTTCCTTCATTGCA
- a CDS encoding RNA-directed DNA polymerase, translating to MKQLIEYSHIEAKQYFLKVESYFNFDLPKYFVFQTVLDKVSQNIEGKLLSDFYNSHDDPITKRKKVTYPCDFENVNYIFLNNKDGKFAYRPLQLIHPALYVSLVHKITEKSNWKVIVDRFKEFSSNPKIRCHSLPLESEGELSDKATAVNQWWQAIEQQSIASALNFEYVLHTDITDCYGSIYTHSLAWAIHKKAIAKIPKNRNDYSLIGNLIDKYLRDMACGQTNGIPQGSVLMDFIAEMVLGYADLELSEKIKQEQINDYQIIRYRDDYRIFTNNPQDAELIAKLLTEIMIELGMRLNAQKTLVSNNVVRDSIKPDKLYWITAKKGARSLQEHLLIIHELSQKFPNSGSLSKALDKYFNRIENIKEIKQNVRVLVSILVDIAYKNPRTYPIVCAILSKLLSLVDTDEIRENILKEINTRFNKIPNTGHIKIWLQRVTLKIDRQKQYEENLCKKVNDNSIIIWNSDWLKDSLKTLISKEPIVDEEIIDKINKVIDADEVELFGSKTYSY from the coding sequence ATGAAACAATTAATAGAATACAGCCATATTGAAGCAAAGCAATATTTTCTAAAAGTAGAGAGCTATTTTAATTTTGACTTACCTAAATATTTTGTGTTTCAAACTGTGTTAGACAAAGTATCCCAAAACATCGAAGGGAAATTATTGTCCGACTTTTATAATAGCCATGATGACCCAATAACAAAAAGAAAAAAAGTAACTTACCCTTGTGATTTTGAAAATGTAAATTATATTTTTTTAAACAATAAAGACGGTAAGTTTGCTTACCGACCACTTCAATTGATACACCCTGCATTATATGTATCGCTTGTTCATAAAATAACTGAAAAAAGTAATTGGAAAGTTATCGTTGACAGGTTTAAAGAATTTAGTAGTAACCCAAAAATTAGATGCCATAGTCTACCTCTTGAATCAGAAGGCGAACTTTCTGACAAAGCAACTGCTGTTAACCAATGGTGGCAGGCTATTGAACAGCAATCAATTGCTTCGGCTCTAAACTTTGAGTATGTTTTACACACTGATATTACGGATTGCTATGGCTCTATTTATACTCATTCTTTAGCGTGGGCAATACACAAAAAAGCTATTGCAAAAATCCCAAAAAACAGAAACGACTATTCATTAATTGGAAACTTAATTGACAAGTATCTCCGTGATATGGCTTGTGGACAGACAAATGGCATTCCCCAAGGAAGCGTTTTAATGGATTTTATTGCTGAAATGGTTTTAGGTTATGCAGACCTTGAACTCTCAGAAAAAATAAAGCAAGAACAAATTAACGATTATCAAATTATCAGGTATCGCGATGACTATAGAATTTTTACAAATAATCCACAAGACGCTGAATTGATTGCTAAACTGTTGACGGAAATTATGATTGAGCTTGGTATGCGATTAAATGCTCAAAAGACTTTAGTATCCAATAATGTAGTTCGTGATTCAATTAAGCCAGACAAACTTTATTGGATTACAGCAAAGAAAGGCGCAAGAAGTTTACAAGAACACTTATTAATTATTCACGAACTGTCTCAAAAATTTCCAAATTCAGGAAGTTTAAGCAAGGCGCTAGACAAGTATTTCAATAGAATAGAAAACATTAAAGAGATAAAACAAAATGTTCGGGTTTTAGTCAGTATTCTTGTTGACATTGCTTATAAAAATCCTCGAACCTATCCCATTGTTTGTGCTATTTTAAGTAAGCTTTTATCATTGGTAGATACTGATGAAATTAGAGAAAATATTTTGAAAGAAATAAATACAAGGTTTAACAAAATACCAAACACAGGACATATAAAAATATGGCTACAACGAGTAACGCTAAAAATTGACAGACAAAAACAATACGAAGAAAATTTATGTAAAAAAGTTAATGATAATTCAATAATTATTTGGAACTCTGATTGGCTCAAAGACAGCTTAAAGACATTGATAAGTAAAGAGCCGATTGTTGACGAAGAAATAATAGATAAAATAAACAAAGTAATTGACGCTGACGAGGTTGAACTTTTTGGTTCAAAGACTTATTCATATTAA
- a CDS encoding N-6 DNA methylase: MLDQTTKRKLDSARQILVGKVPDPKAQVEQITTALIYKFMDDMDKENEEVGLKTQFFVDDWKKFSWTKILDNKLSGQERLDLYVQAITNMPKNPHIPQLFRNIFKGAFLPYNDARTLSLFLKEINEFNYEHSENLGNAFEYLLSILGSQGDAGQFRTPRHIIDFIVEVVDPKKNETILDPACGTAGFLISAYKHILKQNKEKALTPDEKLKLMNNLAGYDISPDMVKLALVNMYLHGFPEPKIHEYDSLTSEKRWDETFDVILANPPFMTPKGGIVPHKRFSIQANRAEVLFVDYIVEHLTIKGRAGIIVPEGVIFQSNNAYTQLRKKLVEDGLFAVVSLPAGVFNPYAGVKTSVLLFDNEISKKTKSFLFLKIQNDGFDLGAQRREHNKNDLPLALEIIKKYKQALKDGKDFEFNKSKNQIAHLVTKDKIIATGDYNLSGDRYKEVISFTNQKWEMVELGEICEIYQPKTITSKDIKSAGPYKVFGANGVIGFYDKYNHEESEVLITCRGATCGTINLSEPKSWVTGNAMVVKPKNNLLDKQFLFYFLRNSNLKSVISGSAQPQITRASISPFKIPLPPIEVQKEIVEQIEVKQKAIEAAKAVIESLERERRYFGQSLRKLEGVEWVELEELCEINPKKSEVKEKDIEVSFVPMTDVSEQNYYFEPKQTKIISEVYKGYTYFAENDVLLAKITPCFENGKSAIARKLKNGIGFGSTEFIVFRTNDKTIPEWIYNFVANTQFIDEGKNHMTGSAGQRRLNIDFVRKYKIPLPPLEIQKKLVAEAEKEQQIINANRQLIEIYDQKISDVLSEI, translated from the coding sequence CAACAAACTTTCTGGACAAGAACGGCTTGACCTCTATGTTCAGGCAATTACGAATATGCCGAAAAATCCGCATATTCCGCAATTGTTTCGGAATATTTTCAAAGGCGCATTTTTGCCATACAACGACGCGCGAACGCTCTCGCTTTTCTTGAAAGAGATCAATGAATTTAATTACGAACACAGCGAAAATTTAGGAAATGCTTTTGAATATCTGCTTTCTATTCTTGGAAGCCAAGGCGATGCGGGACAATTCCGCACGCCTCGCCATATCATTGATTTTATTGTTGAAGTTGTTGATCCGAAGAAAAACGAAACAATCCTTGACCCCGCTTGCGGAACAGCTGGATTTTTGATTTCCGCTTATAAGCATATTTTGAAGCAGAATAAAGAAAAAGCCCTCACGCCTGATGAAAAATTGAAGTTGATGAATAATCTTGCGGGCTATGATATTTCGCCCGATATGGTGAAATTAGCGCTTGTGAATATGTATCTGCACGGATTTCCAGAGCCAAAAATCCATGAATATGATTCGCTCACAAGTGAAAAACGCTGGGATGAAACCTTTGATGTAATTCTCGCCAATCCGCCGTTTATGACGCCGAAAGGTGGAATTGTTCCCCACAAAAGATTTTCAATCCAAGCTAATCGAGCAGAAGTGTTGTTTGTGGATTATATTGTTGAGCATTTGACGATCAAAGGACGAGCTGGGATTATTGTGCCGGAGGGCGTGATTTTTCAATCAAATAATGCTTACACGCAATTGCGTAAAAAATTAGTTGAAGACGGTCTTTTTGCGGTTGTTTCGCTTCCCGCTGGTGTTTTTAATCCTTATGCGGGAGTGAAAACGAGCGTTTTACTTTTTGATAATGAGATTTCCAAGAAAACAAAAAGCTTTTTATTTTTAAAAATCCAAAATGACGGCTTTGATCTCGGCGCGCAAAGACGTGAGCATAATAAAAATGACTTGCCCTTGGCTTTGGAAATTATCAAGAAATATAAGCAAGCGTTGAAAGACGGTAAAGATTTTGAGTTTAATAAAAGCAAAAATCAAATCGCTCATCTTGTCACCAAAGACAAAATAATTGCAACGGGTGATTATAATCTTTCAGGCGATAGATATAAAGAAGTTATAAGTTTTACTAATCAAAAATGGGAAATGGTGGAATTAGGCGAGATTTGCGAAATTTATCAACCAAAAACTATTACATCTAAAGATATAAAATCTGCAGGACCTTATAAAGTTTTTGGAGCAAATGGCGTAATCGGTTTTTATGATAAATACAACCACGAGGAAAGCGAAGTTTTGATCACTTGTCGAGGTGCGACTTGTGGAACTATAAATTTGTCAGAGCCTAAATCTTGGGTTACGGGAAATGCAATGGTAGTAAAACCAAAAAACAATTTACTTGATAAACAATTCCTTTTTTATTTCTTAAGAAATTCAAATCTCAAATCTGTAATATCGGGTTCGGCGCAACCACAAATTACAAGAGCGTCAATATCTCCCTTCAAAATCCCGCTTCCGCCGATTGAAGTTCAAAAAGAAATCGTTGAGCAGATTGAAGTCAAACAAAAAGCGATTGAAGCCGCCAAAGCGGTGATTGAAAGTTTAGAGAGAGAGAGACGCTATTTTGGTCAGTCGCTTAGAAAATTAGAGGGCGTTGAGTGGGTTGAGTTGGAAGAACTTTGTGAAATCAATCCAAAAAAATCAGAGGTTAAAGAAAAAGATATTGAAGTTAGTTTTGTGCCAATGACAGATGTAAGCGAACAAAATTATTATTTTGAGCCAAAACAAACAAAGATAATTAGCGAGGTTTACAAGGGATATACATATTTTGCAGAAAATGATGTTTTGCTTGCTAAAATCACGCCTTGTTTTGAAAATGGGAAGTCAGCAATCGCAAGAAAGTTAAAAAATGGAATTGGTTTTGGCTCTACCGAATTTATTGTCTTTCGCACAAATGACAAGACAATTCCTGAATGGATTTATAATTTCGTCGCCAATACGCAGTTTATCGATGAAGGGAAAAATCACATGACCGGATCAGCTGGTCAAAGACGATTGAATATTGATTTTGTGCGTAAGTATAAAATCCCACTTCCGCCTTTGGAAATTCAGAAAAAACTTGTCGCCGAAGCGGAAAAGGAACAACAAATAATCAACGCAAACAGACAATTGATTGAAATTTACGATCAAAAAATTTCTGATGTTTTAAGCGAAATATAA